The genome window TTGATCTTGGCCTGCATTGGGCACCATAACATCAAGAATAGCTTCTCCTTTAAACACGTCGAGGAGGCCCCCTGACACTGATGATGATATGCGTAGTCGAAGACCGCATAGCGGCACTCCTCCGGCCCACCCTTACGCAGATCGTCCAGGAAGTTATCATAGGCAGCATCTCGGGCCCCAATAACCTCCACAGTGATCTCTCGTTCCTGCTTGATGACAAAGATCACATAGCGATATTGCTTCATCTTGCGTATCTGCTCGAAGATGCTCTTGCACTCTATTGCAACCTCAATGCCTGAGGCCATGTTATTCTAATTAATGCTGCGCCTAGTTTCCCAAAAGTCATTAATCAATGAACATTCACACACATCCACGACATTAATTTCCAGGACCAAGAGACTCACCTTTTAATAATTCGATTACTGAGAAGAAAatctatttgatttttatatatgaaatttgtatattttagtcGAAATTCTTTAAAGTTTCGACTGTATTGTATATCCTTCTGGGCAgggtatatataatattgaacATAAAACAAGAGCCAACTGTGTGGGTGTCAAATTCGTAGCCTACTTAGCAGTGAATGCACTAAAACTTTTATgggattttcgaaaattccaACAGCAAGGGGAAAAATCGGtaagcacgctcgacagtaggataccctgtgcccaagTACGCTATACtaaatggcagctatatgatatatggaaccgaattgaattaaatttggtcagaaagtacaaaaccaacttaaatgcatattatatcagTTTGGATTTTGAAAGATCGGTCCTATACAGCTATATACCGATTTTAACGAATTTCGGTCAAGATGGacaaaactaagttaaatgcatattctatccgctcaaaaaaaaaaaaacaaacttgatcggCGTACAGTATCCAGTAACCTACTTACCAAATTTGAATTCTCTAGCTcctatggtctctgagatcgacgcgattaaacagacggacatggcccaatcgacttggctgttgatcctgatcaagaatatatatacttttgggggtctttcacgcccccttctgcctgttacacacattcagccaaacacattataaccttttttgcccattggGGCCATTGAGACAtcgggctcagggtataaaaatcgttgaataaacaaaactcTAACGGAACACTTGTTGTTTGAAACTACACTACTACACTGTCGAAGGGAACACTTGTTGCTTAAAACTACATGGCGACTGTAAAATTGGCTCTGGAGAATCCaggacaacaacagctgaaCTGACAGCAGCGCCGCAGAAGCAGCAAGAACCCGTtacaaaaatcaattgtaaGAAAGCATCTTACAATCTGACGTgcttaattttcgaaaattaacattgcatttatgtttttttttactctgaGTGAGtactgtttgtgtgtgatttAGGACTGATAACAATAAgttgttaaataatataaaaaaaaaaacgcagacGTAATAAACCGAGCAAAGATAGAGATTGCTCAACTTGAAGAACTGCTTAATGCAGAAAGTCCATCAAGATTTGGCACTGCAAACAACATAGAATCGACCATTCAGAGTCGTTTATTAGCACAactcttaaacaaaaaaatcacaacacacacatagtcaaatataaaaattttgggAACAAAAACTTAGCCAACAAAGAAAGTTGGAATACCCCAACACAAGCGAACGTGCCCATCTGACTAAAAAGTTGACAGGTTGACAGCGCAGCTAACAATTTGCCAGTGGATTCGATTACTTATAGATTCCTTTAAAGGCAGCAGtaaccaaaattttaaaacaaacttgatctgcgtggggtttatagaagtctgtgtgcCAAACTTCGATGCTCTAGTTTTGATAGTCTCTGAGCTCTGATCacgaatatatgtactttataatataaagtttatatgGTCGGAGTTGCCtccttcttcctgttacatacattacaACGAGTACAATAAacctttttacttattttaagaccccgtacttaaaaaaaaagtacaggggtctattgggtttgtttttacgaatatgtgcgtaacaggcagaaggaggcgtggcagaccctataaagtgtatatattcttgatcagcatcaaaagtcgagtcgatatagcaatgtccgtctgtctgtctgtccgtccgtctgtatgaacacctagatctcagactCTATAAgggctagtgacaccaaattcgGTATGTAGATGCCTCAATATCGCAggtagatcaagtttgtttgttcttttaatcggaccactatatcatatagcgtcaatgggaacaatcggtcgaaaaccaagttttagtatgaaaaacttttttgtttcatgagatattgtaaccaaactgatgcaataagcatataacttggttttatatatcctgtccaaagctggttcaaatcggaccactatatcatatagctgtcatagtaCCGATCGGGcgtaaatcaagtcttagtaagaaaaacttttttgttttatgagatatcgtaaccaaactgatataatatgcattaaacttggttttatatatcctgtccaaagttggttcgaatcggactactatatcatatagcgcccataggaacaatcggtcgaaaatcaagtcttagtatgaaaaactttttcgttttatgagatattgtaatcaaactgatacaataagcatataacttggttttatatatcctgtccaaagttggttcaaatcggagcactaatcatatagctgttataggacTGATCGAGccaaaattaagtcttagtatgaaaaactttttagttttatgagatatcgtaaccaaacctATAGAATATGCAGTTACGTTAGACTTATaaatccttaccgaagttggttctaattggtcaactatatcatatagctgtcacaggaccgatcgggtgaaaaataaatcttagtatgaaaagcttttttgattaatgagatatcgtaatcaaactgattaaatatgcataaaacttggttttatatatgctgttcaaagttggttcaaatcggaccactatatcatatagctgtcataggaccgatcgggaaaatcaagtcttagtatgaaaatcttttgttttatgagacattgtaaccaatatgatagaatatgcatttaagttatctaaatatttttttatttttttcattattagtttttgccatagtaagtacggggtctccgacagtcgagtatgctcgattgtagcaccggcccactagttttaaAAATGGGTATAACAATCTAAGCAACCATATATTcctaatgaaataatttttcgaCACTGGTCAGTAGCAAATGTGACAGCTGCCAAATTAtgaattacatattttatcgAGTAGACATATCAAGGCATTTGGGCTGAACAATTTTAGTACACaagcattaaatttgtataggGCTTCGTTTCAGACAAGTTGTGGTAAGATGGAAGCGCGTCGTCTTGAGCGCCGACGCCGCGACTCGGCCAAAAATATTGCTGCACCCATGTTGCCGTCTTCGCAGGATCAGGATTTTCATTTACGCCTAATTGACTTGTACCGCCAACATGCATGCCTGTGGAATACGTCGTTGAACGAGCATCAGGATACAAAGCTTAAGCGTGAGGCGTGGGATGATATTGCCAGTAAGTTGGGCTCCCACCTAACCGCTTCCTTTGTACGCAGTCGGATCAGTAGTTTACGGTACCGGCTCAATGTTTATAAGCTACAAATGCTTGAGTATAAGATGAGCCCTTCTTATGCCAAGAAGCCGGAGAAGCATTATTATATCGATAATTTCGACTTTCTGGATACTGTCATCCATTCGCAggaacaaaagcaaaagcggCTGTCGGAATGCGATCGGCTAGATGACGATACGACAGAATGGGCTCGCAAATCCAATTTAAGCATTGCGAGCATTTTCAAGCAACGTATAAAACAGCAGGGGGAAATGCCAAACGTTTTACAACGTCTGAGCATCACCGAGCGCGGCAAGACagccaatttcaattttaatgactATTCAGATCTAAGTATTGCCAGTGTTGTCAAGAAGCGtatgcagcaacaaccaccacTCGACAGGCAGGCcaaatctgaaaaaaattcCATAATAGGCTTGCCTAAATTCCGGGAATCGCTTCTGAATACTCGCCTACTTCTACAGCAGACGCAAAAAACTCGGAAGACAGCTCATGATAAGTCAGCCGGTGTAACTGAAATGTCAACACATAAATCGCATACAACAAGTCATGAAATCGATGACATGTTAAGGAAACGTATGCATCGACTGAGCCTTATTGAACAGGACAAGGATTCCCCTCTTGACAGCTTGGACGATGCTTCGGAGTGTCGAGATTCGCGATTAAATATTCCCAGCGTTGTTAAAAAACGCATGAGACAACAGTTTTCGCTTCGAACGCTGAACGGGTTGGACCTGGAGAGGATCAGCTCAAAGAGTTTCTCTAACTTACCAGACTCGATGCTTAACATTCCGCAAGACTCATCGGCGCTGCGAGCTCTGCCTGGCGACTCAGTATCTAAAACAAAGATGACCAAATGTTCAATTGAACCAAAGACAATTGACTTGGAGGAATCAAAAGAACATTCCGACGATGATGATCTTTATCGTCTGCACTGGAGCGTGCGCCAGCAGAAGCGTTCACGTCGTCCCGCCGGGATGGTACCCAGCCAAGATTTCCGTTCGCAACCTTTACCTTTTCTTCTACTTGGCAATCATTCTAAACTCGATACCAACATGGAATACGcacttgaagcaaaattataagCAAACAAACTTCCCTGCCATCCATACCAACATCACTATTATAATAACAAGTGCCAGTACCATCATTAGCCGTAGTATCGACCTTAGTAGCAAACGATCAATTTTAGACTCACacattgcattcaaatttctttaattttcttttatttggaATCAGTTCGCAGACAACCCGTATACTTATCTGcttcaataataaattgacTATGCATGATTTATagccaatttaattattagaccccgtacctcaaaaattaagtttcttaAATGTGCGTAACAGACACTAGaaggcagaccctataaactAACAGGGGTGCAACAGAAATCGAAGcgaaccgaaaatctccccaAAACGTACGGCGATTTGGAAGACTTACGgttggtttcgctttctgtggcaaccctgtatatatattttttatcagtatCAAAacccaagtcgatatagccttGTCCATCTGTCCTGAcctctgtatgaacacctagatctcagagactatcaGGGGTGCCaaagaaatcgaaaccaaccgaaaatcttctACAAATGTATGAAGATTTAAgaaaatctctcaaatctGTATGCAGATTTAAgagatttttggttggttttgcTTTCTGTGTAACCCTTGTACTCGTAtaagagacaccaaacttgttATGTCAGTTTCTGTTTATTTGTAAAAgataaagtttgtttcaaaattaagcCACGCCCAAACGCGTAACTCCCAAATATCGACATCAAAAATTTCGTATCCAAATTatatgtacaatttaaaatcagAGTTTCCAGATTTAGCAGGGAGCGTTGGCAGTAATCATAACATGATAAcatgaaaatgttgttaaaataCCTGCAATTTGGCAGCCGGTAATTCGTGGGCCCCTGTGGCTTAGTGTActgatattcaatatttatctGAACATtccatgtttatttattatcaacatttaatgttaataaatatttttgaaattgagtAATATGATAATTAAGCAGGCAATATGCAATAGTCTATGAAGCTCAATTGGTTGAGCCTCcgtagttttaaaatttcttttgaaattgAGTCGTGAGCTCGATTTCCGTCTACGccaacttatttttaagtttttatttaatgcttttttgCTGATAAGCtagaaatttctattattGTGGCGGTTGCTTGCATATGTTTGTTAGACCTCGTACttgaaaaaaagtacaggggtctttTGGGTTTGTCCTAAAGAAtttgtgcgtaacaggcagaaggaggcttGGCAGACCCtgtaaactatatatattcttgatcagcattaatagccaagtcgatatagcaatgtccgtccgtctgtctgtatgaacaaatagatatcagagactataagagctagagacaccaaacttcgTATGGGGaatcctctatattgcaggcaagtttgtttcaaaattcggccacgccccctttatcgcccacaaatcgacaaagaaaatttcatatccaaattataagaacaatttaaaagctagtgacgcCAAACTTAATATAGAgacctctatattgcaggcagaccaagtttgtttccttttttggATCgtaccactatatcatatggcgcccataggaacaatcgatagaaaatcaatatttagtatgaaaaactttttgtttttaagagatatctcaaccaaactaatacagtatgcatttaacttggttttatatatcctgaccgaagttggttgaatcgaaaatcaagtcttagtatgaaaatcttttatgttttatgagacatcgtaaccaatctgatagaatatacatttaagttaacgaaatattttttaattttttccattattagtacggggtctccgacagtcgagtatgctcgactgtagcacggGCCGactaattttccaaattagctgtatatattgctagacGCCTTTCGCCGTCCgcactgccgtccgcagtgataatttTGGGCCGAGCTCGGGCTGGGCCTGgcttgaaaaatttaattcggGACCGGGCCGGGCCTGATAGAAGGCTCGTGCCCATCTCTAccttaaatgttttaaacaGCCTTAGACGATATTCTGTTGGGAAAATCTGGTACTTTTACATTGATGTTCAGTAAAACAGACAACGACATTACGGAATGCAATATTGAGAATTCAATTGGAAAAATGTGATTTCTTTAATAAACAGTTTTTGACTTCTTAGGATTAGCTATTTCAGACAACGGGCTCAAGACAAATCTGAGAAAAATCaaggaatatttaaatatcccATTCTGAAATCACATAAAGCACTCGGCTCGTTTTTAGGTGATTTAGgttaatacaattaaaaaatcacttttcTTTAAAGATGACCTTTtcaaaaagccaaattttacgCAAGAGTTTCATTGAACAGCAGATGCCTCAAATTTCTAGACTAGACTAGAACTTTCCAGATTGAACcactctgttttttttttatagactgAATACACTGCAAATAATCCCTGAAAAGCATTCATAGCACTGTATACGtgcataaaaatcatttgGGTCAAATGGCGCATGCCCCCAAAGGAAGTTCGTTTACTCCTGGTATCTATTTTTCACCTCAATCTCTTATATGCGAGCATCATTATGTACAGAGCTTGAGgggaatcaattttaaatgggTAGCCATTTCCGACACGTGCTACGGCCGGTTATAGATACTGTGGATATAATAAGTACATGAGTAGTTTCGCTCAACTCATCcgagtttttaattaaaaattctgcaaataCGAAAGCATACGCACCTGATGGTCTTTGGATTGTGTTTGGATTCCAGTGAGAACAGCATTTGTGGAAAATGACTGAAAAGCGTTGTATAAAAGTCTACAGTCGGGTAAGCTCGACTGTGAGAGACCATGTACTAACTGTGTAAAAATGTTACGCCCTATTACGAGCACgaggttaaaaaaattaaacacagaAGAAACAATATACAGCAAAGCATACCCACATGAACAAAttcatgaaaataaatttattgtacaAATAAGAGTCATATTAAATCATGGTATTATGGTTCATTACTAGTGATatgcaaatatacaaaattaaattttatctagtaactgactaaaaaaaaagcagttaATTTAATGTGAGTGTCATCTTCACATCATTCAGACTACTAAGGGCCTTAATGGCCTATACTTGGCCTCTTTGAGGCGCTTCTGGCTAAAGGTAACCTATTGTATATGACAAATTTCCAACAAACATCGAAGAGATACTAGACAAACTTGACAAATGTTAGTATTTCACAACAGCCAACCTGGCAAAAGGGTTtcgtaaaattcaaataaatgcgGACTTATTCAAAAAGACAGCTTTCTTAACAAAAACATGGTCAAGTCATCACAATTCGATTCCAACCTAAAAAATTTGTCGGATTTGCTCAACTTGCTCGAATTTCCAAAagtatttgttaaaataaatgggTAATTTAGTAGGGCGAGTAAATTTTATGGTACATATTTTGAGCAACAATTTGAGTGCTTTTACTATAGCGTAAtactaaatgaaataattctacactttttaaaatacttatttggACAATATTgggtttatttaaatgaaaacaaaagataTTAATTTTGTGATCAAACATTTATTGGAGCTGACAActcggtaaaaaaaaaaatgttcaaccCTAAAAATAGGCAACATTATTATTTGCCATACAAAGCTTAGAAACAGGTTATAactgttataagttttaaaaatacaatttttttaaaaatattgatatataacacttattcttgattttttcaattaaaattttaaataagtgttatttttgatttttattttaaatgtcacaaataaaaggattttaaattgcaacCAATGTAAATTCTGTCTCTTCAATAAGGTCATTTGGTCTGAAAATTTTCCATCATTGTTCTGCCGAAAAATATGCAGCATTAAATCGGTGAGGGGAAATATGATGGGAAATTTGTAGAAAATTTCAGGGAAATTTATGGGAAATTCGAGTCAAATTATCGGATTGAAATTCGTTAAATATAAGTGAAAACAGCAACAGTCCTCATAATTTCACAATGTTTAATTACAATGAGCATTGCACATTTATACAAAGATAGGACATATACTGACACCTGGCGGCATAAAGCGAGAACCAGAGAAAGTAGAAACAATTCAACATTAATCGATTTCCAAAAATCTAAAAGAAACAAGGTTATACAccattatcatcattattcACCAGAAAACATGCACCCTGATCAAGTATCACAAAAATTGTATGCTTCTGATACTTCCTGGTGAACGCTTTGATAAATTTTTCTGCCAACAGCTAATACGCAAAATTTGGTATCATGATACGGTATCAGTCCCGTTCACCAGAAGTATCAGAGGTAGCACAAAAATGATCAGCTATCAAACGTGCCTGGTGATCTCGACCATTGCTATCAACCTAATAGCCATTTTATAACAAGGTGATGGCTTCTCTCGACGCTGCACGGTTCGAATGCTAACATCGTGGTGAGCGGTTGTGTCGC of Drosophila innubila isolate TH190305 chromosome X, UK_Dinn_1.0, whole genome shotgun sequence contains these proteins:
- the LOC117789908 gene encoding uncharacterized protein LOC117789908; its protein translation is MEARRLERRRRDSAKNIAAPMLPSSQDQDFHLRLIDLYRQHACLWNTSLNEHQDTKLKREAWDDIASKLGSHLTASFVRSRISSLRYRLNVYKLQMLEYKMSPSYAKKPEKHYYIDNFDFLDTVIHSQEQKQKRLSECDRLDDDTTEWARKSNLSIASIFKQRIKQQGEMPNVLQRLSITERGKTANFNFNDYSDLSIASVVKKRMQQQPPLDRQAKSEKNSIIGLPKFRESLLNTRLLLQQTQKTRKTAHDKSAGVTEMSTHKSHTTSHEIDDMLRKRMHRLSLIEQDKDSPLDSLDDASECRDSRLNIPSVVKKRMRQQFSLRTLNGLDLERISSKSFSNLPDSMLNIPQDSSALRALPGDSVSKTKMTKCSIEPKTIDLEESKEHSDDDDLYRLHWSVRQQKRSRRPAGMVPSQDFRSQPLPFLLLGNHSKLDTNMEYALEAKL
- the LOC117787980 gene encoding cofilin/actin-depolymerizing factor homolog, whose amino-acid sequence is MASGIEVAIECKSIFEQIRKMKQYRYVIFVIKQEREITVEVIGARDAAYDNFLDDLRKGGPEECRYAVFDYAYHHQCQGASSTCLKEKLFLMLWCPMQAKIKDKMLYSSSFAALKKEFNGVQKYIQATELEEACRECVEEQLRVLDRD